The Rhinolophus ferrumequinum isolate MPI-CBG mRhiFer1 chromosome 6, mRhiFer1_v1.p, whole genome shotgun sequence genome has a window encoding:
- the LOC117023803 gene encoding LOW QUALITY PROTEIN: olfactory receptor 11H7-like (The sequence of the model RefSeq protein was modified relative to this genomic sequence to represent the inferred CDS: inserted 2 bases in 2 codons), producing MNKSEMSTVTXVLLDFPGPWEMQIILFSMILLVYILTLTGNMAIICAVRWDNQLHTPMYMFLANFSFLEIWYVTCTVPNMLVNFLSKTKTISFSGXFTQFYFFISLGTTECFFLCVKAYDRYLAICRPLHSPCIMTGQLCVILVSVSWMIGFFSHSIPIFFISQLPFCGPNIIDHFLCDMDRLMALSCAPTPIMEHVFHSVSCLIIILTMLYILGSYFLVLRAVLQIPSSAGRQKAFSTCGSHLVVVSLFYGTIMVMYVSPTSESSVAMHKIVTLIHCVVTPVLNPFIYSLRNRDMKSALHQVLCVMRIIQTS from the exons ATGAATAAGTCAGAGATGTCTACTGTAA CTGTCTTGTTGGACTTTCCTGGTccctgggaaatgcaaatcatcCTGTTTTCAATGATTTTATTGGTATACATCTTGACTCTGACTGGGAATATGGCCATCATTTGTGCAGTGAGGTGGGACAACCAACTCCATACCCCCATGTACATGTTcctggccaacttctccttcctaGAGATCTGGTATGTGACCTGCACAGTCCCCAACATGCTGgtcaattttctttccaaaaccAAGACCATATCCTTCTCTG TATTTACTCAATTCTACTTCTTCATTTCCCTGGGCACAACTGAGTGCTTCTTCCTCTGTGTCAAGGCTTACGATCGGTACCTGGCCATCTGCCGCCCACTACACTCTCCCTGCATCATGACTGGACAGCTCTGTGTCATTCTAGTGTCTGTTTCTTGGATGATTGGTTTCTTTTCACATTCAATTCCTATCTTCTTCATTTCTCAACTACCCTTTTGCGGTCCCAATATCATTGATCACTTTCTGTGTGATATGGACCGACTGATGGCATTGTCCTGTGCCCCTACACCCATCATGGAGCATGTATTCCATTCTGTGAGCTGTCTTATCATCATTCTCACCATGTTGTACATCCTAGGGTCCTATTTCCTGGTACTCAGAGCTGTGCTACAGATTCCTTCTTCAGCTGGGCGACAAAAAGCCTTCTCCACCTGTGGATCCCACTTAGTTGTGGTGTCTCTGTTCTATGGAACCATAATGGTGATGTACGTAAGTCCAACGTCTGAAAGCTCAGTTGCTATGCATAAGATCGTCACACTGATACACTGTGTAGTGACACCAGTCTTAAACCCCTTCATCTACAGCCTACGCAACAGGGACATGAAATCCGCCCTCCATCAGGTCCTTTGTGTAATGAGAATTATCCAAACCTCATGA
- the LOC117023158 gene encoding olfactory receptor 11H6, with protein sequence MESLSNPNENTTMHFVTEFVLLGFPGPREMQTFFFSLLLVVYLLTLLGNGAIVCAVKWDRRLHTPMYIFLGNFAFLEIWYVSSTIPNMLLNILSETKTISFTGCFLQFYFFFSLGTMECFFLSVMAYDRFLAICRPLHYPSIMTRTFCVILVSVCWVSGFLCYPAPIVLISQLPFCGPNIIDHFVCDPGPLFALACTPAPSTELICYTFNSLIIFGPFLSILGSYTLVLKAVLRIPSGAGRTKAFSTCGSHLMVVSLFYGTLMVMYVSPTSGNPAGMQKVITLVYSVVTPLLNPLIYSLRNRDMKDALKKVLGLRINSN encoded by the coding sequence AATACAACGATGCATTTTGTGACTGAGTTTGTCCTCCTAGGTTTCCCTGGTCCAAGGGAGATGCAGACCTTCTTCTTCTCATTACTCCTGGTAGTCTATCTCCTGACCCTGCTGGGGAACGGGGCTATTGTCTGCGCAGTGAAATGGGACAGGCGGCTTCACACACCCATGTACATCTTCTTGGGAAACTTTGCCTTCCTAGAGATTTGGTATGTTTCCTCCACTATTCCAAACATGCTGCTCAACATCCTCTCTGAAACCAAGACCATCTCCTTCACTGGCTGCTTCCTCcaattctatttcttcttttcactggGCACAATGGAGTGTTTCTTCTTATCAGTTATGGCTTATGATAGGTTCCTGGCCATCTGTCGCCCACTACATTACCCCTCCATAATGACTAGGACGTTCTGTGTGATCCTGGTCAGTGTTTGCTGGGTGAGTGGATTTCTCTGCTATCCAGCCCCCATTGTCCTTATCTCCCAACTTCCCTTCTGTGGACCCAACATCATTGACCACTTCGTGTGTGACCCAGGCCCACTGTTCGCACTGGCCTGTACCCCTGCTCCTTCCACTGAGCTTATCTGCTACACCTTCAACTCATTGATCATCTTTGGGCCCTTCCTTTCCATCCTGGGATCTTACACTCTGGTACTCAAAGCTGTGCTTCGTATTCCCTCTGGTGCTGGTCGAACTAAAGCTTTCTCCACGTGTGGGTCTCACCTAATGGTGGTGTCCCTATTCTATGGAACCCTTATGGTGATGTATGTGAGCCCAACATCAGGGAACCCAGCAGGAATGCAGAAGGTCATCACTTTGGTATACTCAGTTGTGACTCCACTCTTAAATCCCCTTATCTATAGTCTCCGAAACAGAGACATGAAAGATGCCTTAAAGAAAGTCCTGGGATTAAGAATTAACTCTAACTGA